In Planctomycetota bacterium, the following proteins share a genomic window:
- a CDS encoding prenyltransferase/squalene oxidase repeat-containing protein, which translates to MKTLAAFGILLSAAAPQVPPDPAKPVPAHPKVDQEKVDEAIRKGCAFLLSAGGAFGTFPHGKRHQPEALQSYAELVLLTLAHSGYYADGDPALQPLVEYVLQKPIGSTYTASLMAMALQKLNARKYQARIAQCAQFLVDNQCQNGQWDYGEPLPPEPGPPADTATAGGGRKAPEDVATGGSPGTGGSGARPPGATSSRPGKTEPLRKIPIRKRRPGPPAGDNSNSQYAALGLRACIEAGCDIEARVLQAARRWWVGSQNSDGGWGYNGDGSQGGEDNETGVSNTSYGSMTVGAVGALCIYDYYLGINYRADSSVQRGLEWIVKNYDVTANPRKKNFAYLYYLYGLERVGMLYGTEQFGAHEWYPDGAHHLLKTQNPFGFWDPGDRLPSQVNVNTCFAILFLRRGTAPLRREAVATGGAAPRGGAPVANPGAPGAAEPQAGAGGLSGQARAVREFAPGWKLVNSARTPMTEKLVEVRGRSGVLVTAPPNLGTAPTLRRTVEVAEGVKTTLRAVVGHPDGGEWTLAVNVEGREVLSRPVNPRTAPGGWLEVSVDLTPHAGKAVLVELVNRPGGVGVELAYWAEVSIREEPAGK; encoded by the coding sequence ATGAAGACGCTCGCCGCTTTCGGGATCCTCCTTTCGGCCGCCGCGCCCCAGGTACCGCCCGATCCGGCCAAGCCCGTCCCCGCTCATCCCAAAGTGGATCAGGAGAAGGTGGACGAGGCCATCCGCAAGGGATGCGCGTTCCTGCTGTCCGCCGGCGGGGCGTTCGGCACGTTTCCTCACGGGAAGCGCCATCAGCCGGAAGCGCTCCAGTCGTACGCGGAACTGGTGCTTCTGACGCTGGCTCACTCGGGCTACTACGCCGACGGCGATCCCGCCCTTCAGCCCCTCGTCGAATACGTGCTCCAGAAGCCGATCGGATCCACGTATACGGCTTCGCTCATGGCCATGGCGCTTCAGAAGCTCAACGCGCGCAAGTATCAGGCCCGCATCGCCCAGTGCGCCCAGTTCCTGGTGGACAATCAATGCCAGAACGGGCAGTGGGATTACGGAGAGCCGCTTCCTCCGGAGCCGGGACCGCCGGCCGACACGGCCACCGCCGGCGGGGGCCGCAAGGCGCCCGAGGATGTCGCCACGGGAGGAAGTCCGGGAACGGGCGGGTCCGGCGCGCGTCCGCCCGGGGCGACGTCGTCCCGTCCGGGAAAGACGGAGCCGCTTCGGAAGATTCCCATCCGGAAGCGCCGGCCGGGGCCGCCGGCCGGGGACAACTCCAACTCCCAGTACGCGGCGCTCGGCCTGCGCGCGTGCATCGAGGCCGGATGCGACATCGAAGCGCGCGTCCTGCAGGCGGCGCGGCGCTGGTGGGTCGGATCGCAGAACTCCGACGGCGGCTGGGGATATAACGGCGACGGCTCCCAGGGAGGCGAGGACAACGAAACCGGCGTCTCCAACACGAGCTACGGCAGCATGACCGTCGGCGCGGTGGGGGCGCTGTGCATCTACGACTATTACCTGGGGATCAACTATAGGGCGGACTCGAGCGTGCAGCGCGGGCTGGAATGGATCGTGAAGAACTACGACGTCACGGCCAATCCCCGCAAGAAGAACTTCGCGTATCTGTACTACCTTTACGGGCTGGAGCGCGTGGGGATGCTCTACGGCACGGAGCAGTTCGGGGCGCACGAGTGGTATCCCGACGGGGCCCATCACCTCCTGAAGACGCAGAATCCTTTCGGGTTCTGGGATCCGGGGGATCGGCTGCCGAGCCAGGTCAACGTGAACACGTGTTTCGCGATCCTGTTCCTGCGCCGCGGCACGGCCCCCCTCCGGCGCGAAGCCGTCGCCACGGGCGGCGCGGCCCCCCGCGGGGGCGCGCCGGTGGCCAACCCCGGCGCCCCGGGCGCGGCGGAGCCGCAGGCCGGCGCGGGAGGGCTCTCGGGCCAGGCGCGGGCGGTTCGGGAGTTCGCCCCGGGATGGAAACTGGTGAATTCGGCCCGGACGCCCATGACCGAGAAGCTCGTCGAAGTGCGGGGGCGCTCCGGCGTGCTCGTGACCGCGCCGCCGAATCTCGGGACCGCACCGACGCTGCGGCGCACCGTGGAGGTCGCCGAGGGGGTCAAGACCACGCTCCGCGCGGTCGTGGGGCACCCCGACGGAGGCGAGTGGACGCTGGCGGTGAACGTGGAGGGCCGGGAGGTCCTGAGCCGGCCCGTCAATCCCCGGACCGCTCCCGGAGGGTGGCTGGAGGTCTCCGTGGACCTCACCCCCCACGCCGGTAAGGCCGTTCTCGTGGAACTCGTCAATCGCCCGGGCGGGGTCGGCGTCGAGCTCGCGTATTGGGCGGAGGTCTCGATCCGGGAGGAGCCGGCCGGGAAATAA
- a CDS encoding arylsulfatase codes for MRRPAGLAVLLAACSAPADRAVPADRPNVLLVITDDQGYGDVRIHGNDRIRTPNLDALAAQGARFTRFYVSPVCSPTRAALYTGRYNYRTGVVDTYLGRSLMHPDEVTVAEILGAAGYRTGLFGKWHLGDNFPLRAMDQGFQETFVLKGGGIGQPSDPPGGDSYFDPTLYRNGTPVKTRGYVTDVLTDAALEFIRAPSPSPFFACVAYNAPHTPLEVPETRVAPYLALGLKPETARVYAMVTHIDENVGRLLAELESSGRAKNTLVVFLTDNGPQQDRYNGGLRGRKGSVFEGGIRVPCFVRWPARIRPGSLVDRPAAHIDLTPTILDACGLPRPEETVFDGESLLAALEGREREAPERTIFVQWHRGDVPEKGRSCAAITSRWKLVRTDPHAPPLLFDLQADPGERYDLAARNPNEVERLWRQYETWFAEVGAARGYAPPRIRVGSPRENPVLLTRQDWRGPRAGWGAENLGHWEIEIDRPGTYDIRLLFRALKEPAVARVSVAGAGAEVPLAPGATECSFRLDLPAGPARLEPHVAAEGRARGVEYVEIRRRE; via the coding sequence ATGCGGCGCCCCGCCGGCCTGGCCGTTCTGCTGGCGGCGTGCTCGGCGCCTGCCGACCGCGCCGTCCCCGCCGACCGTCCGAACGTGCTTCTGGTGATCACCGACGACCAGGGGTACGGGGACGTCCGAATCCACGGCAACGACCGGATCCGCACGCCGAACTTGGACGCACTGGCCGCGCAGGGCGCCCGGTTCACGCGCTTCTACGTCTCCCCCGTCTGCTCGCCCACGCGCGCCGCCCTCTATACGGGCCGGTACAACTACCGCACGGGCGTCGTCGATACCTACCTGGGGCGATCGCTCATGCACCCCGACGAGGTCACCGTCGCGGAAATCCTGGGAGCCGCCGGCTACCGGACGGGTCTCTTCGGCAAATGGCACCTCGGGGATAACTTTCCTCTACGGGCCATGGACCAGGGATTCCAGGAAACGTTCGTTCTCAAGGGAGGCGGGATCGGCCAACCTTCCGATCCGCCCGGCGGAGATTCCTACTTCGATCCGACGCTTTACCGCAACGGCACGCCCGTCAAGACGCGGGGATACGTGACGGACGTCCTCACCGACGCCGCCCTGGAGTTCATCAGGGCCCCCTCCCCGTCTCCTTTCTTCGCCTGCGTCGCCTACAACGCCCCCCACACGCCGCTCGAGGTCCCGGAGACCCGCGTCGCCCCTTACCTGGCCCTGGGGCTCAAGCCCGAGACGGCCCGGGTCTACGCCATGGTGACCCACATCGATGAAAACGTGGGACGGCTCCTGGCGGAGCTCGAGTCCTCCGGGCGGGCGAAGAACACGCTGGTCGTCTTTCTCACGGACAACGGCCCGCAGCAGGACCGTTACAACGGCGGCTTGCGCGGCCGCAAGGGCTCGGTCTTCGAAGGCGGCATCCGCGTCCCCTGCTTCGTGCGCTGGCCGGCGCGCATCCGACCCGGATCGCTCGTGGATCGACCCGCCGCGCACATCGACCTCACCCCCACGATCCTTGACGCCTGCGGCCTCCCCCGGCCGGAGGAGACGGTGTTCGACGGCGAAAGCCTCCTGGCCGCCCTCGAGGGACGCGAACGCGAAGCTCCGGAACGCACGATCTTCGTTCAGTGGCACCGGGGAGACGTCCCCGAAAAGGGACGGTCCTGCGCGGCGATCACGTCGCGGTGGAAACTGGTGCGGACCGATCCCCACGCGCCGCCGCTCCTCTTCGACCTCCAGGCCGATCCCGGCGAGCGTTATGATCTCGCGGCGCGAAACCCGAACGAGGTGGAGCGCCTCTGGCGGCAGTACGAAACCTGGTTCGCCGAGGTCGGCGCCGCCCGTGGATACGCTCCCCCGCGCATCCGGGTGGGAAGTCCTCGCGAGAATCCCGTGCTCCTGACCCGCCAGGATTGGAGAGGGCCGCGCGCCGGCTGGGGGGCCGAGAACCTCGGACACTGGGAAATCGAGATCGACCGCCCCGGGACGTACGACATCCGCCTGCTCTTCCGGGCGCTCAAGGAGCCGGCCGTCGCGCGGGTTTCCGTCGCCGGCGCCGGCGCCGAAGTTCCCCTCGCCCCCGGGGCGACGGAATGCTCCTTCCGTCTGGATCTGCCCGCCGGCCCGGCGCGCCTGGAGCCGCACGTGGCGGCCGAAGGACGAGCGCGGGGCGTCGAATATGTCGAGATCCGCCGGCGGGAGTAG